A window of Xenopus laevis strain J_2021 chromosome 1L, Xenopus_laevis_v10.1, whole genome shotgun sequence genomic DNA:
CTCCTCTACCAACTGATTTATCTGCTGCTCATACTTCTTTTTCATTTCTTCCAGTTGTGTTTGTTGTTCCTAAAGTTATATTTCGGAGATAAGCAAAATGTGAAAAAGCTGATGTATAGTTATTATGAGCATTAACACACCTTATGGGTAACAAGACTCCCTCTTGCAATAATCAAAGGAAGTTATTTAGTATAAATGGATCTTCAATTTgcagaaaattagaaaaagttggtaccaaagaaataaaaaaatactccccATTGAATCCCCACTTTTTGTATACCcctctttttgacatgagcttattCAGTTGGGCTTACGTTGAAAAAgtacataaacactatctgaagttcaagatatatataaatgtattttatttttacacaaacatacctgattccaaAAACTTGTAGGAAATCATGAAAGAAATTCTGGAACTTGACGTTGGTAAGATAATTTGTTGTAGTTATGGTTTCCCTGTGGACTCAGGTATGCTTGTATAAAAAGAAGTTCGGTTATTATtttatgttagagtcctgcagcgggtcgggtacccgcaggttacccgcaaaaacctgcggtaccttgcgggttgaggggagaagttctgggtgcgggtaaagacgcaGGTCtgcggttctgtgggtttgcaggtcgcgggtcgggccgcgggtcttctcaatagcgatatttgcTTCTTTTTTCTGATCATCGCTTCTTCtgatgacagcacttcctgttttactcctttttttctgatcatgtctacttgcgatgacgtcacttctggtttacaatgacaacacttcctgattcttgatggtcagcaggttgtgggtccgggttgcagataaggtacttgcgggtagggtcgggtagctgttccaagcgggtaagaatgcaggtggCAGGTCCGGGTTACGGATtacggattgcaggttgcgggtacgggtcccaaaaattGGACCCTCGCAGGACTCTAATTTATGTACCTTTTCAACATAAGCCAAACTGAATGAGCTCAAGTCAAAAAGTGGGGGAGAGCAGATGTTAAACAAATTCTGTCAAGGTAAAcgtgttttttacaaaatgcatcagttaaggGCATTCAGAATTGCTAAAGATACTACCATGCTCCACCCAGTGGTAGATATGAAAATAGAACTTAATAATAAAGCATCCAAGCCCGACTCCAATTAggttgagtaggaaaaacaatagcttatctgaaagcagttccattgtaaagtgctggatctttctgaaagtataggatcaggcacaatgacctgacaTGTCTGCCTACATGGCAATTTGCaatgtatacagtgaaatttagtaataaaatctacaccataaaaactatgacagaatcccttcaagtGGCCATTGCATCTTGGTACCAAAGGCAAATCTCAACCTTTAAAGCTGGAaacaaaaatccctttaaaaagaagcACTTCACTTCTGAGAACTGTATGGTGATGGGGCAACTATGAACATTTACTACTTTTTGATGCCATGTGGTGCCTGAGATTGTGAGGTTTGTCGGTGTCATAGGTCTGCACTAAATATTTAGGGCTCAAAATACCAGTTCCTGACCTAAATGATAATGTTTTTAAATCTTGCTGCATTACATGAAtacaagtagggatgtcgcggactgttcggcggcgaacttgttcgcgcgaacatcggctgttcgcgtccgccgcaagttcgcgaacgtcgcgcgacgttcgccaataggcgttcgcgtcaaaatcgttcgaccattcgatcgctaaaatcgaacgattttcttcgattcgaacgaaaatcgttcgatcgaacgattaaaatccttcgatcgttcgaatcgaacgattttcggatgttcgaagttcgcgaactgttcgcattttttgccggtgttcgcgaacacattatcggcggttcgctacatctctaaatacaagtacaggtattggatctgttatccagaatgtttgggactttcTGTACTTTCtgcatcttcatgccttaaaacagacctgtcacccaggcataaaaggctgtataataaaagtccttttcaaattcttttttttcttattaaagcattcatagctgttgtaaactcatttcaaaatctcagctgtcaatcaattagtgcctgtccctcctctatgccttatgcatataggcggggcagacaattactttcactttccgttcagcacttactagatgtcactgttctccccacattcccccgttctcttcaccatttaattgtgtaaccagggcatggggatggacatcagatcccccattctggtgcacaaacaagattctgagatgatacaaggcttgacttaataacagtgtccacaaaatgctgccactgcctgcttgctataatgatgtgttcccagactgatggaaacaagattcaaatatatagtgtaattaaagtttcttttgcttgactaatgtgataaaacaagattttgaatatttttttcgggtgacaggtcccctttaagtcaaatacaaggtactgtttcattattatagagaaaaagaaaatgtttggataaaatggagcctatgggagacattcttcccatcatttggagctttctgtataacaggtttctggataatggatgccatacctgtattttcagcTTGGGTATGGAGTCAGACATCAGTCAGAACACTGCTCTTATTAATATCAATTGTATTTCATAGAGCTAATGTCTGTACATGATTTATGGAATGTGCAAGGAGCTTTGTATTTCCATTACATCTGCAAGTTTATATatcaatagaaatagaaatatatatatatatatatatatatatatatatatatatatatatatatatacagtatagatcaAGTGCTTCCTTTGGGAAAAGAGTGCTTtatagtatgggatccattatccggaaacctattatccagaaaggtcagaaTTTCATTTGTTTCCGTTACACAGAAGAATATTAAGACATAGCCTGTTGTGTGCCCAGAATGATGCTTATCATCTCCCaaacactccattttatccaaaataattcacattttttaaaaaaattagttcctttttctctgtaataataaaacagtacattgtacttgatccaaattaagatacaattaatacaaattgaatgcaaaacaagtctattcagtttatttattgtttacatcattttttagaagacttaaggtattaagacccaaattatggaaatccaCTTATCTGGTtaaacccaggtcctgagtattctgtagcaataacattaaacattgtttaaatacCAGCACATATCTATATGTTGTTAAACCACAACTTTCATTTAGGCTTGCAAAGGTTGCTGGGAGCCATAGTTTAGTAACATcactttgaaatgtttttttggggaataCATGAAAAAACCCTGTTACTGTACTTTCTGCATTCGTATTCTTTCTGTTTTCATTGCTTTAATCTCAGTGGCGTGATTCTTGGCTAAATCTTCCAGGCTCTTCACCAGCTGCTCTTTCAGATGTTTCTTTTCTTCATCTTTCTGCCGTTTAATTCTGCCGATCTCTTCTCGGTGCTGCCTCATGATCTCTTGTTTCTGAGCAGCGTATTCTTTCAGAGGCTTCAATAAAAGAGAGAGTTGggcaaataaaaagaacaaaaattaaactttttaggTCAGAGTGAGGCTTTGAGAGAAGTGCAGCATGATCATATATGtgtacatttattaaaccttgatttttttctggacaatgtttttagggggaaaacttttttaggggggaatttttcgtggaaaaaaaattgaagttttagagatttattttaccccaaagctgctaaaaatttgaatccaaaaatacgccatctcaaatctgtcgatgtcgaagtcaatggcagatgtccctgaagttgtttcttgacatgaTGATCTGCcttgaataatctgaaaaaattctggattttcatTCCACAAtgcaaaaaagttgagttttcgcagtgaaaacttgaaaaaaaaatcacgtttttggAGCATCAATTGTGTGATATGAATAAACGTTAGATTTATTGTCTcttaatttttttgagaaaaattgttgataaatgagttacaATTGTGTTTGGTtggatttattttcattaaaaaaattagataaatgcaagttttagtaaatcagcctgtAAGTAAGAAATTTGGCATTAAcagtataagatctattatctagaaggCTTGGATAAGAGGGACTTTATGTAATGTGGAGTACCCTGACCTAAAGCTACTAAAATATATTTCAGGACTCATTTTCTACAGGGGCCAAGAAAGATACAGCGTGCACAAAATagatgcaatgtttttttcccacaattcactTGATCCCCTAGGGGAGCAGCAGGTGTAAATGCACCCAGGCCAGCCTCCCCACGTTGGGCCCGGGTTGGTTCAGTTTTTTCACCAGGGCCCATGGTCCCCTATTCATGCCACTACCCCCAGAAGTTTTGCCTGGTGCAATGAAGTTCCTGCAATGTAGCAAAAAagtgtgtgccggtatctttatGACATTATGAGGGTTTtttaagtctgaatgccaaaaactcgaaaaaaaaactcttttactatagaatccaaatttttggtgaaaatttttttttgggatttattataccccgaggatggaaaaagtcagaatctgaaaatccagcatctcagacctgccgaggttttatataagtcaaggggagaagtcccgaagatatcctgatctgctctgggtttcgtgcaataatccaaagattttgtggttttctggcaaaaatccgaaaaatttgtacgattcaaattttcatacgattttcacagttttttcgagtttttttccgaactggaatttttagggaaaatggaaagtaaataaggggaaataacccatgcacattttggtcagagtatattttacaaaataaaagataaattcagattttgatataAAACCCCCTATTTGTAGGAATTTCATTGCAAACTAGGGTTTTCATAATAATTATATGAACTGTATCACTTTTGTTTCACTTTCTTTTCCCTGTTCTTaatgaaaatatgaataattaGACCAATGTCATGCTCATTTAGGTTATCAATTTTGAGTCATCAGTTTAAACTCTACAACTAAATTCTGATTTCAATAAAAAGTTCATTCTTCTCTAGGACAATGAGACAGATGGCCAGATATAATGATGATAAAACCCAGGAAATTAATGTTTCCGCAGAGGTTTCCAAATCATCTCTCTCTAGTCATGAAAAACAACTACCAAACGCCTCCTCTTGACAgagaaattcatattttaatatcttTCCTTATGAAACTTTTCAATTACAGAAGATGATATCTCCTTTTCGGTGACAGAGCTCTTCATATTGaccataaataaatgaagataCACATGTCCTGATAAGAAATTCatttcctgaaaaatgtaaattttcacaGCCCAGTTCTCCTAACTTAAACATTCCACCCCTTTTAGTTATTACGTTATCTGTCACTGAACATTCTGCAgttcatatttttgcactttttaagttattttaactATGTGTCAGCTACGTGATTATTCTGAATGTATAGTATACTTTAAGGTTCTGGACGATTCTTTGGATATCTGACCAAGTCTTACACTCTGAGACATCAGGAAGCCAAAatcatttcattacattttttttctttttaaaggaaaatgaatgaTACataatttacctagggtcgaatatcgaagggttaattaaccctcgatattcgactgccgaattgaaatccttcaacttcgattgaacgattaaatccttcaaatcgtggatggattttaatccatcgttcgaaggattatccttcgatcacaaaattgttaggaagcctacggggaccttccccataggctaacattggcctgtagatacagtatttcgactatcgaatggtcgaatagtcgaacaatttttagttagaatcgttcgaatcgaaggtcgaagtagcccattcgatggtcgaagtagccaaaaaaacattcgaaattcgaactatttttcctctattccttcactcgaaaaTGGGCCCCTAAAGCTTCCAAGTGAATATctttacatacatatacaataagCTGGCTTTTGAAATATATTGCTGCcaccacctttaaaggggtggttcacctttaagttagcttttagtatgttatagtacgGCCAATTCTaatcagttggtcttcattttactttttgaattatttgccttcttcttttgactcttttcagcttttaaatggtggtcactgaccccatctaaaaaacaaatgctctgtaaggctacaaatgtattcttattgctactttttattactcatctttcaattcaggcctctcctattcatatttcagcctcttattcaaatcaatgcatggttgctagggtaatttggaccctagcaactagattgctgaaagtgcaaactggagagctgctgaataaaaagctaaataactcaaaaaccacaaataataaaaaatgaaaaacaattgcaaattgtctcagaataagactctttacatcataccaaggggcaggtttatcagctttattaagggtcgaataatcaattagaattttccagttttaaaaattcatacattcttattttaatccccctattcaaatgtaaattcgaatgtgagatttatcacacctcaaccatggaaacagtcctaattcgaatatttgtcacctcaaacctgccaagttcatgtacaagtcaatggcagaggtccgctgagccatttggagatattaatagccttcctgacatttgagggtttttttacgGGAGAAAAATTCTAATCGTACGAATGTAATAAGAATTGAGTagtattcaaatttttgggttggaACCATGTGATCGAATATAAGCCATTCAAATCCTTGAAAAAATCCTTTGTCATAAAATATGTTGATGCACAtgggccatatttattttttaattaaccaGGGCTGGTGGTCTGAGCTGCAAGCAAAAATAAGATGACAACAGACAAGTTGCGTGGAAACGAAAAAGTACAGAACAGTGCAGTCAGTATGATAGAATCTACATACAATGGGCGGCATAACTAAGGCTTGtcgtacttttctttttttttttttacattattaccaTGACCGGGCACCCTTGGCAACCCACCTGGCTTTGACTTTCCCCCCCCACTGCATGCCCCAGGGGATGCACACACGGGAGCGAGTGCTCTTACTAGCGCTACCTAGAGCAGTAGGGGATTGCTTAAAACAAAGTAGGAGCAAAGTCCCAGGCTAGGGATAAGCTACAGAAGAGgtagtgcctggcgcccccactATTACTCCTGAGGCATGTGctgcttctgcctacccctagttccagccctgattatTACCAATTTTTCCACtactatgggcagatttattcattttcctgttcatgttttgctgtgtttttgtttgctaaaacttttaaattaaaattaaaatcttggaaggtttcaaatatttttttaaaaaatgttttatttaaattgcgGAAAAGCAATGAAATGAATAAACCTGCCCCCTATGTATTGCAGGACTACACACTAAACTACAGTTACACACACAAGCACAACCTGTTTTGAGGAGAAGGAATCTGAGTGTTCTTTCCTGCATGCTCCAGTTTTGGTTGGAGttttctgctgctgcagctgAACCAACTGGCGCTTTAACTCTGCAATTTCATTGGCAGCTGCTGTTTGTGCACTTGCCATCATTTTCATCTGTTCTGTGAAAACACAGAATCCACGTTATTGTTTTCCATCAGAAACAGAGACATGCATAAACTGTATACTGCCATCAGTACTACCTATGTGGCTGTGAATTGCATTCTCTTGCTGCAGCAGTCTGTCTTTTGCAACGGAGACTTCATCTTCTGCTTGTGATTGTTTAGACTTTGATTCCATCACTTCTTGGTCTCTTTGTTGCAACTGCACTTCCACGtcctaataataacaacaacccaTTAGTCAAgttctataaatattttatttaagtattttaaacaaAATTCATTACTGTCATCACAAAATCTACTTTATATATGATATcgactctttctgtaattttgatcttcgtatcttaaatctactagaaaatcatgtaaacattaaaggggttatttactaaaatccaactttatctcataattaaaataaaaaaaagcaggattttgccttatttattaataatataactcaaataaatcagatcgggaaaaaacacaataaaattgtgtgaaaacctgaattgtatgTTATTTTTCTAACTTTTTCCCCAATTTGcttaatttttgggttttttgcccaggatttattggattttctggctaaacgTACCGcacaaatccaaaaatctgccatcccagacctgtcgaggtcatgtataagtcaatgggagaagcacattgacttatacatgatcttgacaggtctgggatggcagattttcggatttgggctttatGAAgcatggggtataataaatctcaaaaattcgaggtttttttcatggaaaagtttttgccccaaaaagcgcaaccagaaaaatgtgaggttgtgtaaataaccccctaaataaaccaataggctggttttgcttccagttgggtcaagtacaagctactattttactacaaagtaaaaggaaatgatttttaaacaattggattatttggataaaatggagtctatgggagaaggtcttcttataatttggagctgtctggatattgggttttttggataacggataccGGTAGTGTGTTTTTTCAAGTTAAATTCAATAAGTTAATTCATGTAGAAATTATTGCAGTTCAACCAATGGCTAAAaatatgcttgagaaaggggcggagccctgaaacgttgcattttttactttttgcagtAAAAGTATTGGCAAGGGTTTTCCTTGTTTGCCGGTGAGTTTTTTCTTGCTGGAATTCGGAGGTTGCCGCATCCTCCAAACACTGGGCACCGGGGGTAACTATCTGAACTAAAGGGTGTGCGAGGGCTTACCTAGTACGTGTATCAAAAACATGTGAATCGGGGTGAGCTATGATTTGTATTACAAAtctcagactttttgcagcaaaaaattacGAGCCATATGGCCCCAAATGTTTTGAACTGAagcaaattaataattaatatggtACAGactttcatatttatattgttcAGAGCTTTATAGGGAACACATTTCTGCTCTAGTGGAGCTGccaacacaaatacatttttacagaaagGGTGATAAAGAAAGGAATTCATACACTCGCGggacagtaaaaaaacaatattaaagaaTTAAAACAGAGCCATAATTTTAATGGGTAGATTTAATGGGCAGATTGATATCTCATTATCATAATCTATGGGTGGATACAGACTATAGTTACAGATGGAGTAAGAGTGATAGCTGATCCGTTCTGCACCatatttacaatatatccaaCACGAGCCTCCACCAAGTGCAATAGCTACTGAAAGTGATATCTTACAGCtgtaaaattgcaaagaaatCTGAAGTGGTAAGGATTCATTTGTAGTTGTAACACCCAATGGAAAAGAATGGTGTCCAATGAATTGTGACGAATTGACATGTAACTCCTTTGTTAAATGTGTAAtttctttatatatactgtatatacttaaacATTTAATTCAGTTGTGTAAATAATGAGGCCCTGGGCAGTGCCCTGCCCCATGCACACCTGGCATCACCCCAGCCTCGATTTCATCTCCAACTCACCAAAGTTCAGCCCCCGCCCATGTCTTGTTCCTATGGGCCCCCCGAATAAACCTAATGAAAATCCACCACAAATGTTAATAGTTAATTGttaatattaaattgttacatttttaataaattaataacagTTTAATTGATCAGagatagtgatgggagaatctgacaCTTTTTGCTTCACCGAAATTCAGAAACCGCAAAAATGtgccaaaatacattgaagtctatgggcaatttttttcacctattggagtATATGGGAGTTATTTTTGCAGCGAAAACGTTTTTGCTTATCACTAATCAGAGACCCATTGCATTGACATACTCATTTTGTCTCAGTGGTCCTAATTTTGCTGGCTAAAGGGATATATATTAATACCTGCATCCTTTCTTTTATCTTCTGCAAATGCTTAGTCATGTCTTTAAGCTCCTGTTCCTTGATCCGTATTTCATCCTTTTGCTGCTTGAGTTCTTGTTCCATGGCTGCCTCTTTGGCCTGAGAGCATCTCTTCTGTTCCTGCTCTTTCTGTTGTAGCTGCTTGATCATCTCCGTCACTGACTGCTGCAGAGCCTTTCTCAGGTTTTCCCTCTCCTTGCTGTAACTAGTGTGCAGTTTACTGATCTTCAGGTCATGTTCCTCTACAAGTTTTTGGTTATGGCTTTTAAGGTTCTCCACTTCCTGGCTTAATGTTTGTACCTCTGCATTCAGTTTCTCATTCAATGTCTCCATTGCTTTATCTCTTTCAGACACCTTGCACTCTTTCTTAAGAGAATCTGCTTCATCTGTCAGTTGCTTAATTTTGGTTTCAAAGTCACTTTTCATTGACAGCATCTCCTTGGATATTACTGAGATCCTTTCACTGTGTTCTGATTTAGTCTTCATTTCCCATTCCTCCATCTGCCTTTTGTACTTAGTAAACTCAGCCAAGGTTTGCTCCTTTATCATGTTATTTTTCTCAAGGGACTCCTCGAGATTCTGGATGCGCTGGTGCAGACGCTGCTCTTCTCCTATTTTGCTTTCATAATGAAGAAACTTCTCCTTGGTCTCATTGGAAATAAGATCAAGTTCATCCTGATGGGCTTCTTTCAGAGCTAGGATATTATACTCATATTCGTCAACTTTGAGGTTTAATGCATATATCacctaaaataaaaagagaatatattTACATTAGAACAAAGGACACATAAGTGGCATGCATTTAAAATAACAGTCACATCTTTACACCTTCTGTCCCACTCACATGCTAGGGGAACAAATAATCAGGGTCTCCCAATAACCTACTTGTGAGCAGGTTGCAAAAGAAAGAACCTGAAATGGAGAAAATGGATTTGAACCTAAACCTCTTGTCCCCTCATTCAAGACCCTTGGGACAGGTCATACCAATATCATGCCAAATTCTGGTGTAGGGTCACACACTTTGCAGCGATCCCATCAGCAATATCAGTGACAAGATTTTAACtccttatattaaaaataatattgttactgtgaatagtgatgggcgaatgtattcagCAGGTGCAAATTAGTGGCAAAATTGCAGTGAAAACTCACCGGTGACAacgttttttttacgctggcatcAATTTAGATGCCGGCGTCaattaacggatgcccattgactaatgtgCGTCAAATGACACCGCAGTCGGAAATGTCGCCTGCTTCAATTTCAACACCCATGAATTGATGGCAGCATCAGGATACGCGTTTCTCGAATTTCTCGCCTGTTTCGTGCATTTTGCGGGAAATCTGCCAATTttgtggtgaagcaaaacaggacaaattcacccatcactaactgtgaACACTGTCTGTTTGACCTACATTTTGGTCTGTCCATTGACATTATTACCATGCATAGATTTGTTGATGATGAAATATGGCTGGAGTGGCAGATTAAGATTACACTGGGCCCAAACTGTACTCAGAGCATGGTCTCCCCAGGAGACTTACTACTGACCAACTCCCTTGTCCCCAACCGTACCACCATGAACAAGTAATGGCATGATAAGGTAATAACGATTAGAACTTCATACTCCTCCTTGCTTCCAAAGAGACCCAATCATGAAGTATGGAGATTTAGCACCCACAGTCTTTCCGGTTAAACCGCATTATACTTTTGCTGACACAGGAATACAAGATAGAACAAGGCAGTAGGTCAGGTCAGCATTAGAGAGACTCCTACCAATTTGTACATGATAGTGGGACAGATGTTCAATAttgacaaatacaggtatgggatacattatccaactcattgtccaaaaaactccaaattatgggaaggttgtctctcatagactccatttaatccaaataattaaacatttttaaaaattatctctttttttctctgtagtaatgaaacagtagcgTGAACTTGATCCcagaaacaatcctattgggtaaatttaaagaaggaaacccagtgggcgcaaaccccccccccctcctcgtgttgcttcccctccctcctcccccctggcctacctgtcctgctgggcaaatgcccctaacttgttagttacccctctgcgcaggtccagtccaccgagttcacagacgccatcttcttccacgcgatcttcttcctgctttgaccggcgttttggtgcatgcgcagtaggagcatttcgccggtacggatctactgcgcatgcgccaaaagtcaccaAGTTTTCCGATTTTACTACGTCACTTTtgggcatgcgcagtagatccgtaccggcgaaatgctcctactgcacatgcgccggtcaaagcaggaagaagatcgcttggaagaagatggcgcttgtgaactccgtggacaggacctgcacagaagggtaagtaacaagttaggggtatttgcccagtgggacaggtaggccagggggttggagggaggggaagcaacacaggggagggggggggagggtttttgcgcccactgggtttccttctcctttaatgtttaaattattttttttagtagacttttactaaaactagattttttttctggtcgggcgttttggggcaaaaactcatatgttttatgggaaaaaaagattttttgagatttattttaccccgagTCTGCaaaaagaatctgaaaatctgccatctcaaacctgtcgaagtcatgtataaatcaataacGGTTGTCCCTATCTATAATTAGGGGTTTTCAGACAATATCCCCTATAAATCGAGTTATTcgggaaaaaagttaaaaaaagacatatgATTCGGATTTTCAACGGTTATATCAAGTCTTTCCTCAAACCGATTTCTTTCTAGTTATTTTAaggataaataaggtaaaattgtggatgggagtttggtcgagctttcttTATTCAAAAAATTAGATAACATCggcttttagtaaataacccttttaaggtatgaagattcatatttggaaagagccattatcctcaggtcccgagcattctggataacaggtcccatacctgtagcagtttGTGGTTTGAAATGTAAGCAAATATTGTCTATGTAGCTTACAGGTTTAACAGCAGGCTGGGCAATGTGGGAAAAATGAAGGTAGCGCCCGATCAAAACCCTCTTACAAGAAATGAAGAACAAATCTGGCTCAGTATAAACTATCCTAACAAAATTTGACATATCAACTTGTATCCGTGTATTCAATAGTTTTATAAAATACCAAGCAGTTGCATTCATGTATATATTGAAGCAAAAATAGAATACTgattctaaaaatgtaatatatattccCTAAATATCCCAGAACAAAAAATGGAGCACGACGTACCCCAGTAAACAGGCTGATCTGCAGCTGCACGCAGCGTTAGACTTCTAATTACAGCCTACTTTGCTGCTATATTTAGATGGTCTCACATTGAAATTCTTTGCAGCAGTGCCTGTGTG
This region includes:
- the LOC108698048 gene encoding protein FAM184B isoform X2; translated protein: MSSGKNHQHSQYNGTKGQQMLFSQAYTHELHGKMCKKIAQLTKVIYALNLKVDEYEYNILALKEAHQDELDLISNETKEKFLHYESKIGEEQRLHQRIQNLEESLEKNNMIKEQTLAEFTKYKRQMEEWEMKTKSEHSERISVISKEMLSMKSDFETKIKQLTDEADSLKKECKVSERDKAMETLNEKLNAEVQTLSQEVENLKSHNQKLVEEHDLKISKLHTSYSKERENLRKALQQSVTEMIKQLQQKEQEQKRCSQAKEAAMEQELKQQKDEIRIKEQELKDMTKHLQKIKERMQDVEVQLQQRDQEVMESKSKQSQAEDEVSVAKDRLLQQENAIHSHIEQMKMMASAQTAAANEIAELKRQLVQLQQQKTPTKTGACRKEHSDSFSSKQPLKEYAAQKQEIMRQHREEIGRIKRQKDEEKKHLKEQLVKSLEDLAKNHATEIKAMKTERIRMQKEQQTQLEEMKKKYEQQINQLVEERETLCAKHQHVTFQDQPELCSSLSLNDEIKDSIKPPSEVLNTEQTQCVCICHSTTEDHQANMLPVQQKKLAKDPPKSALEEEEQSQNQIKKLNKELHKCEKEMSGLEKENSILRDSVEQLSKEIMMSKQELLGLQEKQSRTNEELKLKQKSELDKIMQNHRQEIQTIVSKFSTTQTFLQSKIISLEAELKEAEDKAHKLPRPEDLHLINRLQDRLSDKDQVIKELMEIQKYDQMEEMETHRSQSFSCNPREAGSLTPTLKKKKISEVPTRVTSVPNLADYEKSFSEISSKKGINPMRSSQSLDQSVKPGYPFKHPSLLLDVIRPNRRNPGGVPAKRETKEQESKRPEWLAKYFSF
- the LOC108698048 gene encoding protein FAM184B isoform X1, producing MSSGKNHQHSQYNGTKGQQMLFSQAYTHELHGKMCKKIAQLTKVIYALNLKVDEYEYNILALKEAHQDELDLISNETKEKFLHYESKIGEEQRLHQRIQNLEESLEKNNMIKEQTLAEFTKYKRQMEEWEMKTKSEHSERISVISKEMLSMKSDFETKIKQLTDEADSLKKECKVSERDKAMETLNEKLNAEVQTLSQEVENLKSHNQKLVEEHDLKISKLHTSYSKERENLRKALQQSVTEMIKQLQQKEQEQKRCSQAKEAAMEQELKQQKDEIRIKEQELKDMTKHLQKIKERMQDVEVQLQQRDQEVMESKSKQSQAEDEVSVAKDRLLQQENAIHSHIEQMKMMASAQTAAANEIAELKRQLVQLQQQKTPTKTGACRKEHSDSFSSKQPLKEYAAQKQEIMRQHREEIGRIKRQKDEEKKHLKEQLVKSLEDLAKNHATEIKAMKTERIRMQKEQQTQLEEMKKKYEQQINQLVEERETLCAKHQHVTFQDQPELCSSLSLNDEIKDSIKPPSEVLNTEQTQCVCICHSTTEDHQANMLPVQQKKLAKDPPKSALEEVKEEQSQNQIKKLNKELHKCEKEMSGLEKENSILRDSVEQLSKEIMMSKQELLGLQEKQSRTNEELKLKQKSELDKIMQNHRQEIQTIVSKFSTTQTFLQSKIISLEAELKEAEDKAHKLPRPEDLHLINRLQDRLSDKDQVIKELMEIQKYDQMEEMETHRSQSFSCNPREAGSLTPTLKKKKISEVPTRVTSVPNLADYEKSFSEISSKKGINPMRSSQSLDQSVKPGYPFKHPSLLLDVIRPNRRNPGGVPAKRETKEQESKRPEWLAKYFSF